In Setaria italica strain Yugu1 chromosome IX, Setaria_italica_v2.0, whole genome shotgun sequence, the genomic stretch TACTGAAGAAGGTTCCATTTGTATCTGATTAATTACCTGCTGCTATGTTTCTTTGAGAAGAACTATCTGAACTATGAAGATTCAGCAAATATCTGAAGAAAGATCTCTGAAAATATACTTATTTGAGATGACAAACAGGTTATAGAGGATGAAGAACTAACCTTTGGAGGTGAGGGTCAGCTTACTGGTTCTTCTTGGAAAGGTGGGTTTACCTTGGCAAATGAAAGTCTCTCTGGGCAAATTGGAAACACAGACGATGGAAATAGAAAATGTACAATACAGAAGTTCCGTCAGTTTGAAAGCTTCTATGCAAAGCTTACTGCTATAGCAAGAgagtattttcttcctccagaaATAGCTAGATTTGGTCTTATAACCGAAAGATCATTGTTGCCATCACTGGATGTTTCTAATGAAGGCAACCCAGAGACGTGGTTCGTCATCATTCACTATCTGGGATGCACAGCTTGTTCTGTTATTGTGAAAGATGGGGATGACCTGGGAAGTCTAGTGCAGTCCCACCATAATCTGGGCATTAAGGAGGTAGGTGAATAACGATTTTATGCACTTCTGAAATAGAATCAAATATGCATTAAATGCTATTCAATGTTAGTTAATTGCTCAGCTCATtgcttctctcttccttttgcaAAGTCAATGGAGCAGGTAGAGCTCCTTGGCCGGCTGTATGGCCTGTATGGCCACTGCCTGCCGTATAAGGCAGCAGTGCCATGAGTAGAGGTCAGTAAGCCCTGTCATGTACATAGTACTAGTAGTTGGTAGATACACTCATAGCTTTGTGTACTCTACTTTGACTTTGTGCACTATAAAGAGTGgatgagcagctgcagctcaggCAGTTCAACAGCAACAGAGAGTTGTGTGTGTGCTGTGCTCTTTCTCACCTTTCTTCTACCTCCAGCccgagtgtgtgtgtgtgtgttaggGAGTAAGCTCAGGGAGCTTaccttggccattgccaacaTTCAACAGTATGGGCAGTTATTTCTTTTCAATTTTAATGTGTCTGTGAACTATAAATATGCTAGTAGAATAGATATTGGAGGAATAAAAAGCAGTGCCAATGGTCTTCTTGTTATACTTCTTACAATTCCTTTGTTTATCCACTGTTTGATACTTGTTATTTGAACTTTCTTCAAAATGTTTGCAAATATATGCTTCTTTCTTGAAAGACTTTCCTAAACTGTGGCCTCTAGGTGAGAGAATGCATGGATTATGCTTTATACTTACTATATACGTTACTgagtattgatttgttgatctTGTTAACTTAACATCTTGTTTCATTGGGAAAACAGTTTTCTTGGATGAATTATTTGTAGTTATGTCGTCTTTTTTTGTGGAGAATGCTATCTTATTTTGGTTTTGATGTGGCCTATAGTATACTTTCAATTCTTACATGCACCAGGCCATGACTTTGAGTTTCCATGTTATATGCATAGGTTGGTGCTGATGAAAGTAGTGCCGAGGCTATCTTCCCTTCAAACAGACCCTCGGTAATTCTATTCATTGATAGATTATCCCACTCTTCAAAAGTCAGGGATGAAAGCAAATTCATCAACAAGTTACTAAGACAGTATGTCCAAACTAACTATCCATTTCATGTCAGTACTGGAGTTCTAAGTAGTGGTACCTCCAAAACACGCTCAAAAACAGTCACTTCTTTGAGGAATGCAGGTATTTCAGGTGCCCATTCTGAAACAGGAAGGCTGAGTGCTTGGGCCTCTAAGCTTATGGCACTTGGTGACAAAATGTCAGTTATGGTGGTTAATGATGGAGATAATATTTTGTACAGAAGTTCTAGCCATGGTAGTGGTGGTAATCCTTTATATGACGTTTTGACTAAGTTGCTACACAAAACAAGACCAGGGCATAGGTCAAAGAAAACAAGGATAAGTTTAGTTACAAAAGACGTTGGCCTAAATATGCTGTCAGATGATTCTAAAATCCAGGCAGTCGAGTCTCTATCAGTCGAAGGGAGTGAATACAAAAGGACTGACAATTCAGTTGCCACTGCAGATAATTCTAATGATGATATTACTGAAGTTTCTGTGGATGAAAACACTGCAGAAGAAACTGAATATATTGATGATGGGCAAGCACCAAGTATACTTGAGAAAACTCCGGCAACTTACCCTAATGAACATGATAATGATCTTGAACCTGATGCTTTAGAAGTGGAAGACCAAAGCAAAAGTGAAGCTTCAGATATGAGCCCTGATCTTCAGGAAGACATCTCCTATAATGCGTATAGTAGTAGTAAAGTTGGAGGTACATTGCATAAACGCATAGTGGAGAAAACGGTTACAGTAACTTTGGAACCTGATGAGAGAAACATGCACGCTGACCAAGAGGAATCGGTATCATCAAACGAGCAAGATGATGGGTCTTCAGTACTGGGTAAAGAATTCAGAAAAAATGAAGATGCCATTTATGAAGAGAACGCATTCAATCTACATCAAGGCTCAGAAGAAAGTGATACAAGATGTCCGCATCATGCAACATGTAGATCTTCCCGCAGTCCTGTAAGAGATAACACAGACATTACTGAGCAGGTAACTACAGGTATATCCGAGGACCGTTTTGCTGGTTCTTTCTACTTCTCTGATGGTAGTTACAGGCTCCTGAAAACTTTAACTGGTGGATCAAGAATTCCATCCTTGGTAATTATTGATCCAGTTCAGCAAAAACATTACGTCTTTCCTGAGGAAATCAAGTATAGCTATGCGTCTTTACAGAATTATCTTGACAGTTTTATGAATGGAAGTCTTCCTTCATATTACCATGTTACCTCATCAGCTAAAAGTTCAAAGGAGCTTCCAAGACCACCTTTTGTTAATCATGATTTCCATGAGGCAAATTCGATCCCTCAGTTGACAACAAATAGTTTTTGTCCGTTGGTCTTCGGATCCGCAGACTGCAATTCAAAAAGTGAATTATCATTTTCAAACACTGAAAATCTTTCATTGGGTTGGAACAAGGATGTAATGGTTCTTTTCAGCAACTCTTGGTGTGGGTTTTGCCAGCGAGCAGAGCTGGTGGTTCGTGAGTTACACCGATCATTTAAGAGCTTTTCCAGTTATTCAGATTCTGTATTTGCAAATGTTCAAGATGTGCACACTGAAGGTAATACCTGAATTACTTATACTGTTAGCTGAGAGCTCGCATTATTATCTTTATCTTCAGAAATGTGATAACAGTTTGTTCTCTTTAGTTGAGATTTGAGGGTCATGCTGTAAATTGAATTAGAACTAATTTGCATCTAGTGCAAGTCATGCTAAGTTGCTTACCTCCCATCTTTAATGGTGAACGTCATAAATGTAGCCTTGTTATAGACTTCTAGATGTCACGACTGACACCAATGGCTCACAAGTCAAATGCCAGAAATCACTGGAAATTCACTTTCAAAGTTTTCAATGACAGAAGTGTGGAGCCATGTTACCATTAATTGTGAAAATGACAATGTAAAGAAAAAGGGTAGCAAATCATGTGTAAGTTGCAATATTACTGCAGTGCCATCGAAGCATATACATGCCACATCATTGCATCGTAAAGTCACTAAGTCAGCAGAACCCGTTTATTGCAGTATCTTCCTTTTGAGTTTAGAACATTGGTTACTCATATTCCCTATGTTCCCTGCATATCAAATGATAATTATTGATTGTGTATTAAAGAATCATCCTTTTGGTTgcagagaaaaacaaaaaatatgcCATGAAGGGCTTTCCAGTGATTTACATGATAGACTGCACATCAAATGAATGCCACCATTTACTAAAATCTGCAGGCATGGTAATACTTATTTTTAATCATATATTCCCATCTCTTGAAGTTTGCTCCCTCCTGTAACAGCACAAATTCTATGGATATAATCAATTAGGAACTTTCTATGTTTGGTTGTCATTCTTTAACATGAAATAGGTTGGATCAGGGGCTAGTGGCTTAGAGGATTAGGGGAACATTGTGTTTGGGAAACTCATAATCTTTGTTGATAAGCCAAGGTGCATGGGATGTAAGTGGGTGTGGGATATGAAGGGGTGTCTTCTAATAACTTGTGTCAAAAGGTACTCGTATGAGCAACACTCAAGCACGGCAGTCTTTTTTGGGGGTTATCTGGATATAGATATAACTTCAGAGGACTTCGTCATTTGACCATTGAACAACTATGATATCTAGAGTTTGCTAGTGGTCGAACGCTAACTGGTTCAAGCTTGGTAGGGCCCTCTATGGCCCCAACCAGCCTTGACCCACACAGTTCAGTTTGTTTAACACTATTTATATGGTTCTAACGTAATGTTGTAGTGTGTTCCTTCCCAGGAAGTTCAAAGTATTGAATTCAAAGCTGTGCCTGCACAAGTTTTTAAACTCAAATCAATTCAGACCCTGTTTGGAACATGTGAATGTTATAGGGAACATACCATTTTCCTTCAGGAATTGGGAAATCCCCCCATTATTATGGGGTGGTATCCAGCAATCAGTTTTCTGAAATGCATAGATTTTTTAAAAGGCCTTTTGATGCTGCCCAAGTATCAAGAATGTATGTTCTTGAGCTTCCTTAGTTAACAACAACTACTACAGCACCTCCTTAGTTAACTGAATATTTTAGTACTGATGCACTTACTAATGCTACTGTATTGCTCCTTCATCTACGCACAGGAAGAGCTTTATCCTACACTGTTGCTTTTCCCTGCGGAAAACAAAAGTGCAATAGCATACGAAGGGGGAATGTCAGTGGCTCATTTAATCGAATTTTTGGAGTCTCATGTGAGCAATTCTCACCATCTATTGGATTATAAAGGTTGGTGGCAAAACATCTTGTAATTGCATCTGTTTCTACTTAAAATATTTAGATGTGCTATAATTCTGTAATATATGTTAGCTTACACTTAACAACATTATTGTTTCTTAAAGTTGTGTTAATCTTTTTATAACACATGGAAGTCTACCTTGTCCATGTGCTGGTCACCTGTCTGGTATGCTAATTTAGTTTACCACTCTTATCTGGAGTTCTGGACAGCCAGATGCttggccctgtttgtttgagctttggCTTCCCTGAAAGCTGGCTTTTAGCTTTTGCTCCTGGAAGTGTGGCTTTCTGAAAATTGGCTTCTCCAAAAGCTGAGGTCGTTTGGCAACATAGCTTTTTGGATGGTGAGGTGGATGGTCCGTCCGGTGTGGTCCACCTGTCATCCTTATCTTCAACCTTCTCTCGCTGCGCCCGAGCTCTTCCCCTGCTCATCCGCTGCCAATGGTCGCGCTCGTGCTCCCCCACGGCCATGCTCCTGCCCCCCGCCCCTCCCCGTGCTCCTCCACGCCGGCGTGGAGCCGTGTCCTGGAGCTCGCCCCGCCCCACAAGGCCATGCTCCTGCCCCCACCTTCTCCATGCGCTCCTCCATGTCGGCGGGGACCCGCTGCCTGGAGCTCACGCCACCCCACACGTTCCCCGCCCCTGCGCTCCTCCGCGTCGGCTGGGAGGCGTGACCTGGATGCCCCGCCCCCACGGCACTCTCCCCCGCCCCCACGGCGCACTCCTCCGTGTCGACCTAGAGCTGCAGCCTGAAGATCCCCCACCCCGTCCCCTCCCCTGTGCCGGCCTAGAGCTTGCCTTGCCCCGGAGTCCGAGGAGGGGCGCCGTGCGGCAGCAGCAGTGCGTGCGCCGGCAAGGTCAAGGAGGAGCGCCGCATGCCGCCGGCGGATCTATGGAGGGGGGCATCGGCGGCGGTTGGGCTGGTTGGGGCCGGTGATGGGAGACAGGCGACGGAGGCtggggaaagaaagaaaaataacgatTTGATAACTTAAGtggtggcaggtgggtaattttgaggAAGTTGGCGTAGGAAGCTGTGGCAAGCTCACATTTCATTGCTTCCGGGCTTCCCGTGTATTTGTAGCTTTGGGGGCCTTTTTGCTTTCCAAAAGCTAGTCCAAGAAGCTAGCTGTTTGTTTGGGCTTCCAGCTTTTGAGGTCAAGAAGCTGGCAGGAAGCCTAAACAGACAGGGCCTTATTCTAGAAGTCCCCCAAACCTAAGGTGCCATTATACTAATGAGGATTTGTTTGAAGAGCTGTGTCCCTAGAGGCTTGTCATTGCCTCATCAGTCACCATTTGCTTTATTTTCCAAAACATTGGTATTGTTTTCCTGGTACTTTTAAATCAAAAAAGTTTCACAAACGTCACATGCATTCCTACACCTGAACGAAGATAATGAACCATATAAATTTTTTGCATACTGGTCAATTTTAGAGCGGTTCATACATGCTCTAAAGCCTATTTTCTCCTTGGTACTCAGGATTTATGTGGAAGAAGAGAATGGCTACAAAGCAAGATGCACCACAGGCAATTCCATTTCACATCAGCGATAAAGGCAGCGGCGATGTTGGTTCTGACTTACCAAATCATTCAAATGTTGTTACAGGATCCATCCTCACTGCCACCGAGAAGCTTGGGACCGCAGTTCCATTTGATAACGCTAAAGTGCTCATTGTATCTTCTGATTCTCATGGAGGCTTCCATGGCTTGATCATCAACAAACGATTAAGCTGGggtgtcttcaagaatctggacAGCTCGATGGATTCTATCAAGCACGCCCCGCTTTTCTACGGCGGCCCTGTTGTGGTGCAGGGTTATCACCTTGTTAGCTTGTCAAGAGTAGCCTGGGAGGGGTACATGCAAGTCATACCAGGCGTCTATTATGGGAACATAATTGCCACAAGCCGGGTAGTCACACGGATCAAGTCAGGCGAGCAATCTGTTGATGACCTGTGGTTCTTCTTAGGCTACTCGGGGTGGGGATACAACCAACTTTTTGATGAACTATCCGAAGGAGCATGGCTTGTCAGCGGGAAGCCGATTGAGCATTTGGACTGGCCGGAGAGCTGAAAAGGTTATCTGGGCGACCTCTATTGTTGCTCCAACAAAAAATTTCAGTCCGTCTTGCACATACCTCCCCACACTGCAACATAGCATTGTACTTCACCTTTTTGGATCAGAGACATCGCGCCCTGTGTTTTCAGATCATGTTCACACTGTACTACGGTGTCACAAATTTGTTAGACATAGTACGTCGAATCTTTGATAATGAAGGCTGCCTGCTATTGTTCCATGTGAATTTATCTTCAAAAATTTTAGTGGAAGTTATTTGAAGGAAacttttcttttcaattttatGAGATTTTTTGGGAAACATTATAAATGCAGCCGCTCATATACATGCGCGTGCTCTCGGTCATATAAGTACACCATCCTATGAGCTTCTACAAAAGATTGATCAACATATGTTGAGATTGACGAGATCGCACTAGTTATCAACGGGTAGGTCGCCTACCATATGGCATCGTTAAATCCTGAATTGCAACTCGAGTAGATAGTTGGCTTATGAGATTCTTTTTTTCTGGATTGGTACGTAACAAGGAGGTACATCACTTGGACAGTTCGtttatgagaatttttttttgaattagtACGTAACAAGGGATACGTCCCCTACAGCCCTACCATATAACGTCGTTAAATCCTGGAATCCAACCTGGTGGACGGTTCACTTTTGAGAATTTTTTGGATTGGTACACGTGACAAAGGGTGTACGTTGCCTACTTGCCTACCATACAGCGCAACTCGGGTGCACAGTTCGCTTATGAGAATTTTTTGGAACGGTAGTAACAAGGCGCTGACTGTTCATTAGCCATTCTGACTTATTTATTCCGAATCCTCATTTTTTCTGTTCCAAACGATAACAACCCAACCCGTTTCACTAGAATTAGCCCGGCCAGCGGTCAGGCTACGGCCCACGGGCCAATTTGAAGTCCTCCCTCTTCCTCGCTCGACTGCCCCTGCATCTCTCGCGGGAGCCGCGACGCT encodes the following:
- the LOC101772271 gene encoding uncharacterized protein LOC101772271; translated protein: MLPLLATAWPCAILFLLASALQAPAAASPGAAAGRPEWQVLTRANFSSQIRLHPHVLLLATMPWYGESRALMADIEHLVGSDEELGRLKLMVVYRNSEKLLTDAIGATEGIKAVYYQGSRQFKYQGKLRARDILSSVRYIMSFKHEEAPFEVLHTKEDVETFIESTDKAVILYESCGWFTRLAHGGSNQSYEAASSNNHTENVDISGKTLSRESDGPLELVIEDEELTFGGEGQLTGSSWKGGFTLANESLSGQIGNTDDGNRKCTIQKFRQFESFYAKLTAIAREYFLPPEIARFGLITERSLLPSLDVSNEGNPETWFVIIHYLGCTACSVIVKDGDDLGSLVQSHHNLGIKEVGADESSAEAIFPSNRPSVILFIDRLSHSSKVRDESKFINKLLRQYVQTNYPFHVSTGVLSSGTSKTRSKTVTSLRNAGISGAHSETGRLSAWASKLMALGDKMSVMVVNDGDNILYRSSSHGSGGNPLYDVLTKLLHKTRPGHRSKKTRISLVTKDVGLNMLSDDSKIQAVESLSVEGSEYKRTDNSVATADNSNDDITEVSVDENTAEETEYIDDGQAPSILEKTPATYPNEHDNDLEPDALEVEDQSKSEASDMSPDLQEDISYNAYSSSKVGGTLHKRIVEKTVTVTLEPDERNMHADQEESVSSNEQDDGSSVLGKEFRKNEDAIYEENAFNLHQGSEESDTRCPHHATCRSSRSPVRDNTDITEQVTTGISEDRFAGSFYFSDGSYRLLKTLTGGSRIPSLVIIDPVQQKHYVFPEEIKYSYASLQNYLDSFMNGSLPSYYHVTSSAKSSKELPRPPFVNHDFHEANSIPQLTTNSFCPLVFGSADCNSKSELSFSNTENLSLGWNKDVMVLFSNSWCGFCQRAELVVRELHRSFKSFSSYSDSVFANVQDVHTEEKNKKYAMKGFPVIYMIDCTSNECHHLLKSAGMEELYPTLLLFPAENKSAIAYEGGMSVAHLIEFLESHVSNSHHLLDYKGFMWKKRMATKQDAPQAIPFHISDKGSGDVGSDLPNHSNVVTGSILTATEKLGTAVPFDNAKVLIVSSDSHGGFHGLIINKRLSWGVFKNLDSSMDSIKHAPLFYGGPVVVQGYHLVSLSRVAWEGYMQVIPGVYYGNIIATSRVVTRIKSGEQSVDDLWFFLGYSGWGYNQLFDELSEGAWLVSGKPIEHLDWPES